One genomic window of Dysgonomonas mossii includes the following:
- a CDS encoding RNA ligase family protein: MLSQKYGRTYHFPFSPGTTSDDRFNHAYWEDIQRIETLVHTEKLDGENNCLNQFGVFARSHVAPTTSLWTSQLRERWELMKNDLGNIELFGENLYAVHSIEYKHIEEYYFIFAVRQLDKWLSWEEVKFYAAIFDLPTVPELAIEPTKDLTKEALQIKIESWAKEESVFGSLSPFTGEDCTREGVVTRNIEEYPVEEFMHNVFKYVRKGHVKTDEHWTRNWKRAKLYWETEYRKEDKL, encoded by the coding sequence ATGTTATCACAAAAATATGGTCGTACCTACCACTTTCCCTTTTCACCGGGAACAACAAGTGACGACCGATTCAATCATGCTTACTGGGAAGATATCCAACGGATAGAAACCCTTGTACATACAGAGAAACTGGATGGAGAGAATAATTGTCTCAATCAATTTGGGGTATTTGCCCGATCACACGTTGCCCCCACGACATCACTTTGGACAAGCCAATTGAGAGAACGTTGGGAGCTGATGAAAAATGACTTGGGAAATATAGAACTCTTTGGCGAAAATCTTTATGCAGTTCATTCGATTGAATATAAGCACATCGAGGAATATTATTTTATTTTCGCTGTACGGCAGCTAGATAAATGGCTGTCGTGGGAAGAGGTAAAGTTTTATGCCGCGATATTTGATTTACCAACCGTTCCCGAATTAGCTATCGAACCAACAAAAGATTTAACAAAAGAAGCATTACAAATTAAAATAGAAAGTTGGGCAAAAGAAGAAAGCGTTTTTGGCTCTCTCAGTCCATTTACAGGCGAAGACTGTACGCGTGAGGGTGTCGTGACACGGAATATAGAAGAATATCCTGTTGAGGAATTTATGCATAATGTTTTCAAGTATGTCCGTAAAGGTCATGTAAAAACGGATGAACATTGGACTCGTAACTGGAAACGTGCAAAACTTTATTGGGAAACAGAATATAGAAAGGAGGATAAATTATGA
- a CDS encoding AAA family ATPase, with protein sequence MIWQLTKNKDWASLERQFSWVDEMKYVEQHKIHHAEGNVAIHTQMVLDELLKLSSFQNLDEQDKEILWAAALMHDIEKRSTSVDEGNGNISANGHARRGEYTARTILFRDVPTPFDIREQITSLVRFHGFPLWMMDKPEPLRKMLEINQRTNMQHLRILAEADIRGRICEDAGKVLDALEYFELFCKEHDCWDKKKEFVTDAARFHYFNTEDSYVEYVPFENFKCEVTMMSGLPGMGKDHYIQSLDKDIPVVSLDVIRRKHKISPTDKSGNGWVVQTAKEEARTYLRKGQNFVWNATNITQQMRSQLLDLFVSYGAKVKIVYLEKPYEQWRSQNRNREYPLPENVLDKLLSKLDIPQLMEVHEVEYIV encoded by the coding sequence ATGATTTGGCAATTGACAAAGAATAAAGACTGGGCATCCCTTGAAAGGCAATTTTCGTGGGTTGATGAAATGAAGTATGTGGAGCAACATAAGATTCATCATGCAGAGGGAAATGTGGCTATTCATACTCAGATGGTATTAGATGAGCTACTAAAATTATCATCCTTTCAGAATTTAGATGAACAGGATAAAGAAATCCTTTGGGCTGCAGCATTAATGCACGATATAGAAAAACGCTCAACATCAGTAGATGAAGGCAATGGAAATATTTCGGCGAACGGTCATGCCCGAAGGGGAGAATATACTGCACGTACAATTTTATTCAGGGATGTACCGACACCGTTTGATATTCGCGAGCAGATCACATCATTGGTTCGCTTTCACGGATTTCCTCTTTGGATGATGGATAAGCCTGAACCTTTGAGAAAAATGCTGGAGATAAATCAACGTACCAATATGCAACATCTGCGAATATTGGCTGAAGCAGATATTCGAGGACGTATTTGTGAAGATGCCGGCAAAGTATTGGATGCTTTAGAGTATTTCGAACTATTTTGCAAAGAGCATGATTGCTGGGATAAGAAAAAAGAGTTTGTGACCGATGCTGCCCGTTTTCACTATTTCAATACAGAAGATAGTTATGTGGAATATGTTCCGTTCGAGAATTTCAAGTGTGAAGTAACTATGATGTCCGGCCTGCCGGGAATGGGTAAAGATCATTATATCCAATCCTTGGATAAGGATATTCCTGTTGTCAGTCTTGATGTCATCCGTCGCAAACATAAGATCAGTCCGACCGATAAATCAGGTAATGGATGGGTCGTGCAAACGGCAAAGGAAGAAGCCCGTACTTATCTACGGAAAGGACAAAACTTTGTTTGGAATGCTACGAACATAACTCAACAGATGCGAAGCCAGTTACTTGATCTATTTGTCTCTTATGGAGCAAAAGTGAAGATTGTATATTTGGAAAAGCCTTATGAACAGTGGCGAAGCCAAAATCGTAACAGGGAATACCCTTTACCTGAAAATGTTCTGGATAAGTTACTTTCCAAACTGGATATTCCTCAATTGATGGAAGTACATGAGGTAGAGTATATTGTATAA
- the hxsB gene encoding His-Xaa-Ser system radical SAM maturase HxsB, which translates to MYYLLPFRFDRIDNNEILVNEVGDYLITPVGTASRIVNREIETDENLYKDLISSYFISEIPIPYLIDSLAARLRTKKSFLDHFTSLHIFVLTLRCNQNCIYCQASSKECYGSLYDMSKDTMLKSIDLMFKSPSPSITMEFQGGEPSLMADLLLFAISTTQEKNILYRKEITYVLCTNSVNLTDEVLSICTTYQVLISTSLDGPEELHNHNRGKIDSYSRVIKGIEKARDVLGIDRVSALMTASEESVNHPNEIIDAYIDNGFHSIFLRALNPYGMASQYADWNEYYDRFILFYKKALDYIIELNKNGTYFIEEFTALVLRKILTPFSIGFVDLQSPAGIINSVIVYNYDGYVYASDESRMLTEHGDNTFRLGHVNDTYENILYGKKAQEIALIWANETIAGCSECAYQSYCGADPVRNHSTQGDMYGFRPTSSFCKKHKQIIQHIFSLLINREEEVLPIFKRWINNSVG; encoded by the coding sequence ATGTATTACTTATTACCTTTTCGATTTGATCGTATCGACAATAATGAGATTCTGGTTAATGAAGTTGGAGATTATCTGATTACTCCTGTTGGGACAGCCAGCAGAATAGTAAACCGGGAAATTGAAACAGATGAAAATTTATATAAAGATCTTATTTCTTCGTATTTTATCAGTGAAATACCAATTCCTTACCTGATAGATAGTCTTGCGGCTCGACTGCGAACAAAGAAATCATTCCTGGATCATTTTACATCCTTACATATATTTGTATTGACCTTGCGATGCAATCAAAATTGCATCTATTGTCAGGCATCCAGTAAAGAATGTTACGGTTCATTATACGATATGAGCAAAGATACGATGCTTAAATCCATTGATCTGATGTTTAAATCTCCATCACCTTCCATAACAATGGAGTTTCAGGGAGGAGAACCATCTCTAATGGCTGATTTATTACTCTTTGCAATATCAACCACACAAGAAAAGAATATCCTTTACCGGAAAGAGATTACTTATGTCTTGTGTACTAACAGCGTAAATCTGACCGACGAAGTTTTATCGATTTGTACAACATACCAGGTACTGATATCGACATCTCTTGATGGCCCTGAGGAACTGCATAACCACAATAGAGGGAAGATTGACAGTTATTCGCGTGTTATAAAAGGAATTGAGAAAGCACGGGATGTTTTGGGGATAGATCGAGTATCCGCTTTAATGACAGCCTCAGAAGAATCAGTTAATCATCCAAATGAGATTATTGATGCATATATAGACAATGGTTTCCATAGTATCTTCTTAAGAGCTTTAAACCCTTATGGTATGGCTTCCCAATATGCAGATTGGAATGAATATTATGATAGGTTTATTCTTTTTTACAAGAAGGCGTTGGATTACATTATAGAACTGAATAAAAATGGAACTTACTTTATCGAAGAGTTCACTGCTTTAGTTTTGAGGAAGATCTTGACTCCTTTTTCTATTGGTTTTGTAGACCTTCAGTCTCCGGCAGGAATCATCAATAGTGTGATTGTATACAACTATGACGGTTATGTGTATGCTTCGGATGAATCTAGAATGCTAACCGAGCATGGAGACAATACATTTCGGCTTGGACATGTTAATGATACTTATGAGAATATACTCTATGGAAAAAAAGCTCAGGAGATAGCATTGATCTGGGCAAACGAAACTATTGCAGGATGTTCGGAATGTGCTTATCAATCTTATTGCGGCGCCGATCCTGTAAGAAACCATTCAACACAAGGTGATATGTATGGTTTTAGACCAACATCTTCTTTTTGTAAGAAGCATAAACAAATAATACAACATATCTTTTCATTATTGATAAACAGAGAAGAAGAGGTATTACCTATATTCAAACGGTGGATTAATAACAGTGTCGGATGA
- a CDS encoding ORF6N domain-containing protein, with amino-acid sequence MDLQVIQNRIYEIRGCRVMLDFDLAERYQVSTKALKQAVKRNLQRFPEDFMFEMNSEEWEILRSQIVTSSWGGTRYMPFVFTEQGVAMLSSVLRSEIAIEVNISIMRAFVKMRELSSRYSELNQKLETFMIDTNIQFNEVYQALTELASKKESEDKPRKKVGFVKDE; translated from the coding sequence ATAGATTTGCAAGTAATTCAAAATCGGATATATGAGATAAGAGGCTGTAGAGTTATGTTAGATTTCGATTTAGCCGAGCGTTACCAAGTTTCAACAAAGGCCTTAAAGCAAGCAGTCAAAAGAAATTTGCAGAGATTTCCTGAAGACTTTATGTTTGAAATGAATAGTGAAGAGTGGGAAATCTTGAGGTCACAAATTGTGACCTCAAGTTGGGGTGGTACACGATATATGCCCTTTGTCTTTACAGAGCAAGGTGTTGCTATGTTATCCAGTGTATTAAGAAGTGAAATCGCGATCGAAGTCAATATCTCAATTATGCGGGCTTTTGTAAAAATGAGAGAGCTTTCTTCTCGCTATAGTGAATTAAACCAAAAACTTGAAACCTTTATGATTGATACTAACATCCAATTCAATGAAGTTTATCAGGCTCTTACTGAATTGGCTAGTAAAAAGGAATCAGAGGATAAACCCAGAAAGAAAGTCGGGTTTGTGAAAGATGAATAA
- a CDS encoding helix-turn-helix domain-containing protein — protein MSELKVTELLTGQDFKDFYFVDSKDSFCEIQGSTSCQYGSGFLEIADLDVLNKKRKPTNVENMVTRQRFYTITFLTAGEIIETIGSKKYHFKPNTLFFIPQNQLNSVKSWSDDVRGIFCMFDADYFLLVAKQVVRLQQFPFYQLDKDPFVELAGDEVITMKQLFSKLQEEKCFKQSLNDDTLTRMFLNITLMEAERIYANKQDSCNLSLTRGDKLVAEFQRLVSKHFIEKRLVSDYADLLHVHPNHLNSMVKDASGVTASVMIQNQLIEEAKSRILQSTDSISAIALQLNFKDESYFGRFFKKLTRLTPLQFRKLHKL, from the coding sequence ATGTCGGAGCTGAAGGTTACAGAATTATTAACAGGACAAGACTTCAAAGACTTTTACTTTGTAGACTCGAAAGATTCTTTTTGCGAGATTCAGGGTTCTACTTCTTGTCAGTACGGTAGTGGCTTTTTAGAAATTGCTGACTTGGATGTGCTAAATAAAAAACGTAAACCTACAAATGTAGAGAATATGGTGACGCGGCAACGCTTCTATACCATTACTTTTCTGACAGCAGGAGAGATCATAGAAACAATTGGTTCTAAGAAATATCACTTCAAGCCCAATACACTTTTCTTTATTCCCCAAAATCAACTTAACAGTGTAAAATCATGGAGTGATGATGTGAGAGGTATCTTTTGTATGTTTGATGCTGACTACTTTCTATTGGTGGCTAAGCAAGTTGTTAGACTACAGCAATTCCCATTTTATCAGTTAGACAAAGATCCCTTTGTAGAGTTGGCTGGAGATGAGGTGATAACGATGAAACAACTCTTTTCTAAATTACAAGAGGAGAAATGCTTCAAACAAAGCCTGAATGATGATACTCTAACACGTATGTTTCTGAATATAACATTAATGGAAGCAGAACGTATTTATGCAAACAAACAAGACTCGTGTAACTTATCATTAACTAGAGGTGATAAATTGGTTGCCGAATTTCAGAGACTGGTCAGTAAACATTTTATAGAAAAAAGACTTGTATCTGATTATGCTGATCTATTGCATGTACACCCTAACCACTTGAATAGTATGGTAAAAGATGCTAGTGGGGTCACAGCAAGTGTTATGATTCAAAATCAACTTATCGAAGAGGCTAAATCTCGTATACTCCAGTCTACTGATAGTATTTCAGCCATTGCACTGCAACTAAACTTTAAAGATGAATCCTACTTTGGTCGATTCTTCAAAAAACTTACACGGCTTACTCCGTTACAATTTCGAAAACTACATAAGCTGTAG
- a CDS encoding helix-turn-helix domain-containing protein, translated as MKKITESDARVSYFFNTIDRITLLLEDLLASQKPLLNGERYITDEDLSELLKVHRRTLNDYRKKGILRYIYFGGKVLYRESDIQRVLNELYMPKWR; from the coding sequence ATGAAAAAGATAACAGAATCAGATGCCAGAGTCTCATACTTCTTTAACACCATAGATCGTATAACCCTGCTGCTCGAAGATTTGCTAGCCAGCCAAAAGCCTTTATTGAACGGCGAGCGTTATATTACAGATGAAGATCTGTCGGAACTCTTAAAAGTACATCGGCGTACATTAAATGACTATCGTAAGAAAGGGATCTTGCGCTATATCTATTTTGGAGGGAAGGTTCTTTACCGCGAGTCAGATATACAGCGGGTTTTAAATGAACTTTATATGCCTAAGTGGCGATAG
- a CDS encoding putative quinol monooxygenase, whose amino-acid sequence MIKVIAEDFIKEEYLDIVKPLYAELVAKTKMEKDCIEYNLYIDQDDKTHFIFIEEWPDHDALDRHCQTEHFRRLVPLINKHQSKECEFTIMEIFQ is encoded by the coding sequence ATGATAAAAGTTATAGCCGAGGATTTTATTAAAGAAGAATATTTAGATATTGTAAAACCTCTTTATGCTGAATTGGTTGCTAAGACCAAAATGGAAAAGGATTGTATAGAATACAACCTTTATATAGATCAGGACGATAAAACTCACTTTATCTTCATTGAAGAATGGCCGGATCATGATGCATTGGACAGGCATTGCCAGACAGAGCATTTCAGACGGTTGGTTCCTTTGATTAATAAGCATCAATCTAAAGAATGTGAATTTACCATTATGGAGATTTTTCAATAA
- a CDS encoding HD domain-containing protein, with translation MENKDILIKAQEYIKDTFLKEGTGHDYCHIERVVINSRKILQTEQADCFLVELAAWLHDLGDHKLYNGLDKSEELINAFLKSLLVDQSTINKVVEIVSQVSFSKGNKPSSIEAEIVQDADRLDAIGAIGIARCFAYGGSKNRILYSPDEKEKENSSIQHFYDKLFKLKDMMNTESAKLIAAERHSFMEEYIAKFYKEVQ, from the coding sequence ATGGAGAATAAAGATATTTTGATAAAAGCACAGGAATATATAAAAGATACTTTTCTCAAAGAAGGAACAGGACACGATTACTGTCATATAGAACGAGTGGTAATCAATTCCCGAAAGATTTTGCAAACAGAACAGGCTGATTGCTTTCTGGTTGAATTAGCAGCTTGGTTACATGATTTAGGGGATCATAAGCTTTATAATGGTTTGGATAAATCTGAAGAGTTAATCAATGCTTTTCTTAAATCATTACTTGTTGATCAGTCTACGATAAACAAAGTTGTCGAGATTGTTTCTCAAGTTTCTTTCAGTAAAGGAAATAAGCCATCCTCCATAGAAGCAGAAATTGTACAGGATGCAGATCGTTTAGATGCTATCGGAGCAATTGGTATTGCACGCTGCTTTGCATATGGTGGTAGTAAGAATCGAATTCTATATAGTCCTGATGAAAAAGAGAAAGAGAATTCAAGTATTCAACACTTTTATGATAAGCTGTTTAAGCTAAAAGATATGATGAATACTGAATCTGCTAAGTTAATAGCAGCAGAACGCCATTCTTTTATGGAAGAATACATAGCTAAATTTTATAAGGAAGTTCAATAA
- the hxsA2 gene encoding His-Xaa-Ser repeat protein HxsA2: protein MKSRFNKILKGIFLTSLTSIVATTNTEASNYDISKLNLDNAKKEPEISPKKDNSQKFVLKFQNDNSYLIAGHRSHRSHSSHRSHSSHRSSSSTYSGGSSRSSSSSSYYYSSPSTGTSTGTSNTKPSSSKTTGNSGTSTSTQRTTSTTAVGEKLNLGDRILKKGMTGTDVTQLKNILIDKKYLSGSFAKGAILFDNEIEKAVISFQNKIGIDADGIVDTQTVYFLKK from the coding sequence ATGAAATCACGTTTTAATAAAATTCTGAAAGGGATCTTTTTGACCTCTTTAACATCTATCGTTGCTACAACAAATACGGAAGCCTCTAACTATGACATTAGTAAGTTGAACTTAGATAATGCAAAAAAGGAACCTGAAATAAGTCCTAAAAAAGATAATTCTCAGAAATTTGTTTTAAAATTTCAGAATGATAATTCTTACCTGATTGCAGGCCATAGAAGCCACAGATCACATTCTTCGCATAGGTCACATTCCTCACACCGATCAAGTAGTTCTACTTATTCTGGTGGTTCGAGCAGGTCTTCTTCGTCATCTTCTTACTATTATTCCTCACCTTCTACTGGTACGTCTACAGGAACGTCAAATACAAAACCGTCAAGTAGTAAAACGACGGGAAATAGTGGCACATCCACTTCAACTCAAAGGACAACATCAACAACGGCTGTCGGTGAGAAACTCAATTTGGGCGATAGAATTCTCAAAAAAGGAATGACCGGAACAGATGTTACACAGCTGAAAAACATCTTAATTGATAAAAAATATTTATCAGGATCTTTTGCAAAAGGAGCTATTTTATTTGATAATGAAATAGAGAAGGCAGTTATTTCTTTTCAAAATAAGATAGGAATAGATGCAGACGGTATTGTAGATACACAAACTGTTTATTTCCTGAAAAAATAG
- the hxsC gene encoding His-Xaa-Ser system radical SAM maturase HxsC, whose translation MIKTELDINSNDNSLFVTAQCNNRCLMCSQPPLNRNDIDLLFERNLAIIESAPSELTDIGITGGEPTLLGDKLFLLIEKIKEKLPETQIHILSNGRAFANRDYVKKLAAVGADRLLLGIPLHSDYLHDHDHIAQAVGSYNETVKGLYNLAEFNIRIELRIVINKINYLRLPQLSNFIYKNLPFVTHISFMGLEDTGYSIKNHEQVWIDPIDFQIQLEKAVINLATWGLDVSVFNLPLCSLPSSLHEFARKSISDWKVKYLEECRLCSVKDICCGLFATSKGEYKIRPII comes from the coding sequence ATGATTAAAACTGAATTAGATATTAACTCCAACGACAACTCCCTTTTTGTTACAGCACAATGTAATAATAGGTGCCTGATGTGCTCACAGCCTCCGCTAAACAGGAATGATATAGACTTATTATTCGAACGTAATTTGGCTATTATTGAGTCTGCTCCTTCTGAATTAACTGATATTGGAATAACAGGAGGAGAACCTACATTATTAGGTGACAAACTCTTTTTGTTGATAGAAAAAATAAAGGAGAAGCTACCCGAAACTCAAATACATATACTATCCAATGGCCGTGCTTTTGCAAACCGTGACTATGTAAAGAAACTTGCTGCTGTTGGAGCTGACAGATTATTATTGGGGATTCCTCTACATTCCGACTACTTGCATGATCATGATCATATTGCACAGGCAGTAGGATCATATAATGAGACAGTAAAAGGATTATATAATCTGGCTGAATTTAATATTCGAATAGAACTCCGTATTGTTATCAATAAGATAAATTATCTACGCTTACCGCAGCTATCGAATTTTATATATAAGAACTTGCCCTTTGTTACTCATATCTCTTTTATGGGATTAGAAGATACTGGCTACAGCATAAAGAATCACGAACAAGTTTGGATAGACCCAATTGATTTTCAAATTCAACTAGAGAAGGCTGTAATAAATCTTGCTACATGGGGATTGGATGTCTCGGTTTTTAATCTGCCTCTTTGTTCTTTACCCTCATCATTACATGAGTTTGCTCGTAAATCGATTTCTGATTGGAAAGTAAAATATCTGGAGGAGTGTAGGCTTTGTTCAGTGAAGGATATATGTTGTGGGTTATTTGCTACATCCAAAGGAGAATATAAAATAAGACCAATTATTTAA
- the hxsD gene encoding His-Xaa-Ser system protein HxsD — protein MTDFRKIAENFIRFSVDTQIYNDTVISKVLYWLTDSYLISRNTSTDTIQSIELKKKEGIFIQEEIDQLERKLNQDFIDYKVRDIVGQETHNIRDILYVKAFANNDEFEDYMLTGE, from the coding sequence ATGACAGATTTTAGAAAAATAGCAGAGAACTTCATCCGTTTTTCAGTTGACACCCAGATTTATAATGATACAGTTATATCAAAGGTACTATATTGGCTGACTGACTCATACCTGATAAGTCGTAATACTTCAACCGATACAATCCAATCTATTGAGCTCAAGAAGAAAGAGGGTATTTTTATTCAAGAAGAGATTGATCAGCTAGAAAGAAAACTTAATCAGGACTTTATCGATTACAAAGTTCGGGATATTGTCGGACAAGAGACTCATAATATTCGGGATATTCTTTATGTGAAAGCTTTTGCGAATAATGATGAGTTTGAAGATTATATGCTAACCGGAGAATAA
- a CDS encoding helix-turn-helix domain-containing protein encodes MEKEFIMIEKDVFNKMLERLAKFDKLVNVLFNKNNRGSTTKWLDTQEACSILCITPQTLKIYRDTGRLGYSKIEGRILYLKSDIQDFLNNNEMPNK; translated from the coding sequence ATGGAAAAAGAATTTATAATGATTGAGAAAGATGTTTTCAATAAAATGTTGGAACGCCTGGCCAAGTTTGACAAACTTGTCAATGTTCTATTTAACAAGAACAATCGAGGGAGTACCACTAAATGGCTGGATACACAAGAAGCCTGCTCTATTCTGTGCATTACTCCCCAAACACTAAAGATTTACCGGGATACGGGAAGACTTGGATACTCCAAAATTGAAGGAAGAATTCTTTACCTGAAAAGCGACATCCAGGATTTTCTGAATAATAATGAAATGCCTAACAAATAA
- a CDS encoding NUDIX hydrolase, with protein MKLLTAGLVVTKNNQLLLAYSSNKNAWYLPGGKVDKGETAKEALIREIKEELNIDLQPDKIENYKHISAPAYGESPELIMEQDTFQYNLTEEIQPSHEITAVKFFDLGMYKLEPAQVPGVLKVFALLKEDGIIL; from the coding sequence ATGAAATTATTAACAGCAGGATTGGTCGTTACAAAAAACAATCAATTGCTTTTAGCATACAGTAGTAATAAAAATGCATGGTATTTACCCGGAGGGAAAGTAGATAAAGGAGAAACAGCCAAAGAAGCACTTATCAGAGAAATTAAGGAAGAGTTAAACATTGACTTGCAACCAGATAAAATTGAAAATTACAAACACATTTCAGCTCCGGCATATGGAGAAAGTCCTGAGTTAATAATGGAACAAGATACTTTTCAATATAATTTAACAGAAGAGATACAGCCAAGCCATGAAATTACTGCAGTGAAATTTTTTGACTTAGGGATGTACAAGCTAGAACCGGCTCAGGTTCCCGGTGTATTAAAAGTTTTTGCACTATTGAAAGAAGATGGTATAATTTTATAG
- a CDS encoding helix-turn-helix domain-containing protein: protein MEITNIDKAVFEAMILQFRSLKDRIDLLCSKYKSKGLDQWLDNQDVCLMLNISPRTLQTYRDTGRISFSRMNNKIYYRVSDIEEILKSDK from the coding sequence ATGGAAATAACGAACATAGATAAAGCTGTATTTGAAGCTATGATATTACAGTTTCGAAGCCTGAAGGATAGAATTGATCTCTTATGCAGTAAGTATAAAAGTAAAGGATTGGATCAGTGGCTCGACAATCAGGATGTATGCCTGATGCTTAATATATCTCCCCGTACTCTACAAACTTATAGAGATACAGGAAGGATTAGTTTCAGCCGTATGAATAATAAAATCTACTATAGGGTTTCGGATATTGAAGAGATTCTGAAATCAGACAAATAA
- a CDS encoding LytTR family transcriptional regulator DNA-binding domain-containing protein — MYQTMVSLEGILSKQYFFRIDNSYLVNVSHIEKINEESLYRKQRTPHLRI, encoded by the coding sequence ATGTATCAAACAATGGTTTCACTAGAAGGAATCTTATCTAAACAATATTTCTTTAGAATAGATAATTCGTATCTAGTCAACGTAAGTCACATCGAAAAGATTAATGAGGAGTCTCTTTACCGGAAACAAAGAACTCCCCATCTTCGAATATAA
- a CDS encoding helix-turn-helix domain-containing protein, producing the protein MEELITKRNKDVVVFFEGLEEMIACLEETFEETRPLVNAERYLTDKEVAGILKVSRRTLHDYRNQGVLSYILLGGKVLYKESDLEKTLNDNYVKAFQN; encoded by the coding sequence ATGGAAGAATTAATTACAAAACGCAACAAAGATGTTGTTGTATTTTTTGAAGGTCTGGAAGAAATGATTGCCTGTTTGGAAGAAACATTCGAGGAAACCAGACCCTTAGTTAATGCAGAACGCTATCTGACAGACAAGGAGGTTGCCGGAATATTGAAAGTCAGCCGCAGGACTTTACATGATTATCGCAATCAGGGAGTACTTTCTTACATACTGTTAGGCGGTAAGGTCTTATATAAAGAATCGGATTTGGAGAAGACATTAAATGATAATTATGTCAAAGCTTTTCAAAACTGA
- the nudK gene encoding GDP-mannose pyrophosphatase NudK, giving the protein MNEKVKIIKTEVLSDNWYTLRKVTYEYLKEDGTIDTQSREAYDRGNGATILLYNKENQTVILTRQFRLPTYLNGNDSGMLIESCAGLLDKDNAEVCIKRETEEETGYKISQVQKIFEAYMSPGSVTEIVYFFIAEYTKDMKVNEGGGLDEEQENIEVLELKVDRAMEMIKNGEIRDGKTIMLLQYIKLHNIL; this is encoded by the coding sequence ATGAATGAAAAAGTAAAAATAATAAAAACAGAAGTATTGTCAGACAATTGGTACACACTCCGAAAAGTAACCTATGAATACTTAAAAGAGGATGGCACTATAGATACACAAAGCAGAGAGGCTTATGACAGAGGTAACGGCGCTACTATCTTGTTGTATAATAAGGAGAACCAAACAGTTATTCTCACACGACAATTTAGGTTGCCCACTTATCTCAATGGCAATGATTCAGGAATGCTTATAGAATCTTGTGCTGGATTATTAGATAAAGACAATGCTGAAGTGTGTATTAAAAGAGAAACAGAAGAGGAAACAGGGTACAAAATTTCACAAGTTCAAAAAATTTTTGAGGCGTATATGTCTCCCGGTTCTGTTACCGAGATTGTTTATTTTTTTATTGCTGAATACACCAAGGATATGAAAGTGAACGAAGGAGGGGGGCTCGATGAAGAACAAGAAAACATAGAAGTTCTAGAGTTGAAGGTTGACAGAGCAATGGAAATGATAAAAAATGGAGAGATTAGGGATGGTAAAACAATCATGTTACTGCAATATATAAAATTGCACAACATTCTGTAA